A part of Bacteroidia bacterium genomic DNA contains:
- a CDS encoding ThuA domain-containing protein: MNHLPAISYQRLSSFKVLLGVSVILTIIFSLTACKNTPGKRADDRPRKIEILFLGHNSEHHPSAKYAPLLIDAFSNKGINITYTSNPDDLNGENLSWYDGLVIYANHDSITPSQEKALLDFVNGGKGFIPVHCASWCFRNSAEYVSLVGGQFKSHDTAVFTAEIINHEHPVSKNLQPFETWDETYVHDKLNPDRTVLMERVEGDHREPWTWVRNAGKGRVFYTAYGHDERTWSNPGFHALMEQGILWAVGERVTNLWSQLSFPEHQYEERATIANYEKRPSQPLYQLPFTQPESQKFIQVPPQFDLELFASEPDVINPIAMTWDERGRLWVIETVDYPNEVRDNESGDDRIKICEDTDGDGKADKFTVFAEGLNIPTGIVLVNGGAIISQAPDFLFLKDTDGDDKADIKEKIITGWGVFDTHAGPSNLKYGFDNQIWGTVGYSGFEGTIAGKDYKFRQGFYHFTPDVTSFEFLTSTSNNTWGLGFSETFDVFGSTANNAHSWYMGIPNRYFEGVPGLQAKGSQKIAAYYPFHPITKNIRQVDVFGGFTAAAGHNLYTARAFPQEYWNRIAMVCEPTGRLLAKGILEKDGAGFKTLDGWNLLASSDEWVAPVHAEVGPDGAVWVLDWYNFIIQHNPTPNPERGGYQAENGKGNAHINPLRDREHGRIYRIMYKNAPAYKPVTLSKDKPSQLVKTLKSDNLFWRMTAQRLLVERGDQDVLSELYKLVNDQSVDEIGLNGAAVHALWTIHGLGALSGNNDAANKVVIAALRHPAAGVRKAAAQVIPRTWWARNELMAAGLVADSDLHTRLAAFLALADMPAAEETGRALYAATADEINLSDPWLSQALYVAAHTHQEGFMEAAKDHAVPPLVETFRQNHSGPQTLINPEGDFSGKRIAIKTIANQMKYDLKTFNVVAGEMVEISFENTDLLQHNLLILAPGSMEKVGAEADKLAQDPKGMEQGYIPKMKEVLHASGLVDPKQTIRIRFQAPATPGDYPFICTFPGHWRMMNGTMKVVGKSS; this comes from the coding sequence ATGAATCATTTGCCTGCTATTTCCTACCAACGCCTTAGTTCTTTTAAGGTGCTTTTGGGCGTTTCAGTTATTCTGACTATCATATTTTCACTAACAGCCTGCAAAAACACCCCGGGAAAACGGGCCGATGACCGACCCCGAAAAATTGAAATCCTGTTTCTCGGACACAACAGCGAACATCATCCCTCTGCCAAATATGCACCCTTGCTGATAGATGCATTTTCCAACAAAGGAATCAACATTACTTACACCAGCAATCCCGATGATCTCAATGGCGAGAACCTTAGTTGGTATGACGGGCTGGTTATTTACGCCAATCACGACTCGATCACCCCTTCTCAGGAAAAAGCACTTCTCGACTTTGTCAATGGTGGGAAAGGGTTTATTCCTGTTCACTGCGCCTCCTGGTGCTTCCGCAATTCTGCCGAATATGTATCGCTGGTAGGCGGACAGTTTAAGTCCCACGATACGGCCGTTTTTACTGCCGAAATCATCAATCACGAACATCCCGTCTCAAAAAACCTCCAGCCTTTTGAAACGTGGGACGAAACCTATGTCCACGACAAACTCAATCCTGACCGTACAGTACTTATGGAAAGAGTCGAAGGCGATCACCGCGAACCCTGGACATGGGTGCGCAATGCCGGTAAAGGACGGGTTTTTTATACTGCCTATGGCCACGACGAACGCACCTGGAGCAATCCGGGTTTTCATGCGCTTATGGAGCAGGGCATTCTTTGGGCAGTGGGAGAACGCGTAACCAACCTCTGGTCACAACTTAGTTTTCCCGAACACCAATACGAAGAGCGGGCAACGATCGCCAACTACGAAAAAAGACCCTCCCAGCCGCTTTATCAGCTGCCTTTTACCCAGCCCGAATCACAAAAGTTTATTCAGGTTCCGCCTCAGTTTGACCTTGAATTGTTTGCCAGCGAACCTGACGTAATCAATCCAATCGCGATGACATGGGACGAAAGAGGAAGGCTTTGGGTGATTGAAACCGTTGACTATCCCAATGAAGTACGCGACAATGAATCAGGCGATGACCGTATCAAAATCTGCGAAGATACCGACGGAGATGGTAAGGCGGATAAATTTACCGTGTTTGCCGAAGGGTTGAATATTCCCACAGGTATCGTGCTGGTAAATGGCGGAGCGATTATCTCCCAGGCACCGGATTTTCTGTTTTTGAAAGATACCGACGGCGACGACAAGGCCGATATAAAAGAAAAAATCATCACCGGCTGGGGTGTATTTGATACTCACGCAGGCCCGTCCAACCTCAAATACGGCTTTGACAATCAGATTTGGGGAACAGTTGGTTATTCCGGTTTTGAGGGAACCATTGCAGGAAAAGACTACAAATTCCGCCAGGGATTTTACCATTTCACACCAGACGTCACCTCCTTCGAATTTCTGACCTCCACCAGCAATAATACGTGGGGGCTGGGATTTTCGGAGACATTTGATGTGTTTGGTTCGACTGCCAACAATGCACACAGCTGGTATATGGGCATTCCCAACCGTTATTTTGAGGGAGTACCGGGGCTACAGGCAAAAGGAAGTCAGAAAATTGCCGCTTATTATCCCTTCCACCCAATTACAAAAAATATCCGGCAGGTGGACGTTTTTGGCGGATTTACAGCGGCAGCAGGTCACAATCTTTACACCGCCAGAGCCTTTCCCCAGGAGTACTGGAACCGCATCGCCATGGTTTGCGAACCGACCGGAAGGCTGCTTGCCAAAGGCATTTTGGAGAAAGACGGTGCAGGCTTTAAAACGCTCGATGGATGGAACCTGCTTGCAAGTTCGGATGAATGGGTCGCGCCTGTGCACGCCGAAGTCGGCCCTGATGGCGCGGTGTGGGTACTCGACTGGTACAACTTTATCATTCAGCACAACCCGACCCCCAATCCGGAGCGAGGCGGTTATCAGGCCGAAAACGGCAAAGGAAATGCCCATATAAATCCCCTAAGGGACCGGGAACATGGGAGAATCTACCGGATCATGTATAAAAATGCGCCTGCGTACAAACCCGTTACACTGTCGAAAGACAAACCTTCGCAACTGGTAAAAACACTCAAAAGCGATAATCTTTTCTGGCGAATGACTGCCCAGCGGCTGCTGGTTGAGAGAGGCGATCAGGATGTCCTGAGCGAACTCTACAAACTGGTCAACGACCAGTCCGTCGATGAAATCGGTCTGAATGGCGCGGCAGTCCACGCCTTGTGGACGATTCACGGGCTGGGTGCGTTGAGTGGAAACAATGATGCCGCCAATAAAGTAGTGATTGCCGCGCTCCGCCATCCGGCGGCAGGGGTTCGCAAAGCGGCGGCGCAGGTCATACCCAGGACCTGGTGGGCGAGAAATGAATTGATGGCAGCCGGGCTGGTCGCTGACAGCGACCTTCATACGCGGCTGGCCGCTTTCCTCGCCCTGGCAGACATGCCAGCGGCAGAAGAGACAGGCAGAGCCCTCTATGCAGCAACTGCTGACGAGATCAATCTTTCTGATCCATGGCTTTCACAGGCGCTCTATGTCGCAGCACATACCCATCAGGAGGGTTTTATGGAAGCAGCCAAAGACCATGCGGTGCCGCCGCTGGTCGAGACTTTTCGACAAAATCACTCCGGACCACAGACACTCATCAATCCGGAAGGTGATTTTTCAGGAAAAAGGATCGCAATCAAAACCATCGCCAACCAGATGAAATATGACCTGAAAACCTTTAACGTTGTTGCTGGTGAGATGGTGGAGATTTCCTTCGAAAATACAGACCTGCTTCAGCACAATCTGCTGATTCTTGCGCCTGGTTCTATGGAAAAGGTGGGTGCAGAAGCGGACAAGCTCGCGCAAGATCCCAAAGGAATGGAACAGGGGTATATCCCCAAAATGAAGGAGGTTCTCCATGCCAGCGGGCTGGTGGATCCCAAGCAGACAATAAGAATTCGTTTTCAGGCTCCGGCGACGCCCGGTGATTATCCTTTCATCTGTACATTTCCCGGACATTGGCGCATGATGAATGGCACCATGAAAGTGGTGGGAAAGTCTAGTTAG
- a CDS encoding T9SS type A sorting domain-containing protein, which translates to MKTIYFLLPLLVFRITGFGQSIEPTVIGAAGSYLSGANAQLSFTVGEMMVETYLSADHIISQGFHQPFDYFVGIEEDDYHLGISIYPNPTRDILIVEAGDHTENLDLQLYDMQGKMLATDKMLPGTSRFELSMQAYSDGVYLLHVISGNRSQKAIYKIQKVN; encoded by the coding sequence ATGAAAACAATTTATTTCCTTTTGCCATTATTGGTTTTTCGAATAACTGGCTTTGGGCAAAGTATTGAACCTACAGTCATCGGGGCTGCCGGTTCTTATCTTAGCGGAGCGAATGCCCAGCTCAGTTTTACCGTCGGAGAAATGATGGTAGAGACCTATTTGTCTGCCGACCATATCATTTCGCAGGGGTTTCACCAGCCCTTTGATTATTTTGTTGGTATTGAAGAGGATGATTACCATTTGGGGATTTCCATCTATCCTAATCCCACCCGTGATATACTGATTGTAGAAGCCGGCGATCACACCGAAAATCTGGATTTACAATTATATGATATGCAAGGTAAAATGCTTGCGACCGACAAAATGTTACCAGGGACTTCCCGGTTTGAACTCTCTATGCAAGCGTATTCAGATGGCGTTTATTTGCTGCATGTGATCTCCGGAAATCGCAGCCAAAAGGCGATCTACAAAATCCAAAAAGTCAATTAA
- a CDS encoding tail fiber domain-containing protein — protein sequence MKKVITSLFFLLCIVFSFAQSPALLNYQGIARDNLGNPYISTTISLRISIRETSAAGTVVYQETHTPDTNPLGLFNVSVGAGTVVSGDFSAITWESAAFFMEVELDPTGGSSFQSVGVSQLLSVPYALHASTVSNADDADADPTNELQDWSTLPGIPAGFADNVDDVDDADSDPTNELQDWTTLPGIPAGFADNVDDVNDADADSTNELQDLILNGDTLSITNGNFVLLPTASGGGGWTANGNNIYNSNTGGFVGVGTTNPLNLFTVGDTGLFRAAFGHSGNFNEIESGRLVFTEDIAFNGTCGFEFHHNGAENTLSVVSGCTTLGDTSLVLTRTGEMRIPERVKIGENSNPLADVHIKQSSDGTSPSGAGIRLEEGTTTNLWQVWSGASLLRFAYNGTQVGYIDNATGAYTQTSDFRYKSEISPMEDVLSGVRQLRPVEYYYNHHKEGFKAKGFIAQEVGEVFPELVSHSPGSDKLALAYSNFSVLAIKAIQEQQEIIDSQQSQIDELKAQVEELMELKALVEELLK from the coding sequence ATGAAAAAGGTAATTACCTCCTTATTCTTTTTGCTCTGTATTGTCTTTTCATTTGCACAATCACCTGCCCTGCTAAACTATCAGGGTATCGCCCGCGATAATTTGGGGAATCCGTATATTTCCACAACTATTAGCCTTCGGATCAGTATTCGGGAGACTTCTGCAGCTGGCACAGTTGTATATCAGGAAACGCACACTCCCGACACCAATCCCCTGGGGCTTTTTAACGTAAGTGTCGGTGCCGGAACCGTTGTTTCTGGTGATTTTAGCGCTATTACCTGGGAGTCAGCAGCCTTCTTCATGGAGGTAGAACTTGACCCGACAGGAGGTTCTTCTTTCCAGTCTGTAGGCGTGAGCCAGCTCCTTTCCGTGCCCTATGCCTTACATGCCTCCACGGTAAGTAATGCAGATGATGCTGATGCAGACCCTACCAATGAGTTGCAGGATTGGAGCACACTGCCTGGTATTCCTGCCGGATTTGCAGATAATGTGGATGATGTGGACGATGCCGACTCAGACCCCACCAATGAATTGCAGGATTGGACTACGCTGCCAGGTATTCCTGCAGGTTTTGCCGATAATGTGGATGATGTGAATGATGCGGATGCGGATTCTACGAATGAATTGCAGGACTTGATATTAAATGGAGACACCCTCTCCATTACAAACGGAAACTTTGTGCTCCTGCCTACGGCTAGCGGCGGTGGTGGCTGGACCGCAAACGGGAATAATATCTATAACAGCAATACCGGTGGGTTTGTAGGTGTTGGTACTACTAATCCTTTAAACCTGTTCACCGTTGGAGATACCGGCCTTTTCCGCGCAGCCTTCGGGCATTCCGGAAATTTTAATGAGATAGAGTCCGGTCGCCTGGTATTTACGGAAGACATCGCCTTTAATGGCACCTGCGGCTTTGAGTTTCACCATAATGGTGCAGAAAATACACTTTCAGTGGTTTCGGGATGTACCACTTTGGGCGACACATCATTGGTGCTGACCCGAACCGGAGAGATGAGGATCCCCGAGCGGGTAAAAATAGGTGAAAACTCAAACCCATTAGCAGATGTCCATATCAAACAAAGTTCTGACGGAACTTCGCCCTCAGGTGCAGGTATTCGGCTGGAGGAAGGAACTACTACCAATTTGTGGCAGGTGTGGTCTGGAGCGAGCTTATTGCGGTTTGCCTATAATGGGACTCAGGTCGGCTACATTGACAATGCGACCGGTGCTTATACCCAGACTTCAGATTTCAGGTACAAGTCCGAAATAAGCCCTATGGAAGATGTGCTGTCCGGAGTAAGGCAGTTGCGTCCGGTGGAATACTATTACAACCATCATAAAGAAGGATTTAAGGCAAAAGGATTTATTGCACAGGAAGTAGGCGAAGTTTTCCCTGAACTGGTGAGTCATTCACCCGGGTCGGATAAACTGGCGCTGGCTTATAGTAACTTTAGTGTACTTGCCATTAAGGCTATTCAGGAACAACAGGAGATCATTGATTCCCAGCAATCACAGATCGACGAACTGAAGGCCCAGGTTGAAGAATTGATGGAACTGAAAGCACTCGTGGAGGAATTGCTGAAATAG
- a CDS encoding mannonate dehydratase, with product MKPEEKKPSLSLSRRQFTRTLTGSLLGAGLLSSDSANAAETPPQPRKNTRHHVGGDYHVVMSDDDHDWNERQRFWTNSRNFEYHARCGVRHFTNIMSGVWNADEMKRWKDDCDKYGTVWEAIRMDSAYIYLKPGPERDKKLEEIAANIQKASKVGVKVITMHWTLIPIRRNGHTPGRGGSSYHSFKLEDNWKDLPVGSHGIVSYDDYWERITYFLKTLIPVCEEYDVRLAIHPYDPPGLPRGYQGVDNWDAAPASVFDSLKKYESIVDSPYNGFQLCLGTIMEGLENPKTELLPIVKYFAKKKKIYQIHMRNIRGGLHDFQEVYIDEGEADFIEVVRILRDADYEWSICPDHVPTHPDDPRGYQAFAQAFGYIQSLIDAANAEVKG from the coding sequence ATGAAACCAGAAGAAAAAAAGCCTTCCCTCTCCCTCAGCCGGCGGCAATTTACCCGCACCCTTACAGGAAGTCTGCTCGGCGCAGGACTCCTTTCCTCAGACTCCGCAAATGCTGCGGAAACGCCTCCCCAACCCCGCAAAAATACCCGCCACCATGTCGGGGGGGACTACCACGTCGTCATGTCTGACGACGACCATGACTGGAACGAACGCCAGCGGTTCTGGACCAACTCCCGCAATTTTGAATACCATGCCCGCTGCGGTGTCAGACATTTTACCAATATCATGAGTGGTGTTTGGAACGCCGACGAAATGAAACGCTGGAAAGATGACTGCGACAAATACGGAACAGTCTGGGAAGCCATACGCATGGACTCTGCGTACATTTACCTCAAACCCGGCCCGGAGCGTGACAAAAAACTCGAAGAAATCGCCGCCAACATCCAAAAGGCTTCTAAAGTCGGAGTAAAGGTAATCACCATGCACTGGACACTGATTCCCATCCGGCGAAACGGCCATACACCGGGGCGCGGAGGCTCCAGCTACCATTCCTTCAAACTCGAAGATAACTGGAAAGACCTTCCGGTTGGATCTCATGGTATCGTAAGCTATGACGATTATTGGGAAAGGATTACATATTTCCTCAAGACGCTTATTCCCGTCTGTGAGGAATATGATGTCAGGCTGGCGATTCACCCCTACGACCCTCCGGGTCTTCCCCGTGGTTATCAGGGTGTTGATAACTGGGACGCAGCGCCTGCTTCCGTTTTTGATTCGCTCAAAAAGTACGAATCCATCGTGGACAGCCCCTACAATGGATTTCAGCTTTGTCTGGGTACAATTATGGAGGGGTTGGAAAACCCTAAAACTGAACTGCTTCCTATCGTGAAGTATTTTGCCAAAAAGAAAAAAATCTACCAGATCCACATGCGAAATATCCGCGGCGGCCTCCACGATTTTCAGGAAGTATATATCGATGAAGGCGAAGCTGATTTTATTGAAGTGGTTCGAATTCTTCGCGATGCAGATTATGAATGGTCCATTTGCCCTGACCATGTGCCTACGCATCCTGATGATCCACGCGGTTACCAGGCATTTGCACAGGCTTTCGGCTATATCCAAAGTCTGATTGACGCCGCCAATGCCGAGGTAAAAGGATAA
- a CDS encoding plastocyanin/azurin family copper-binding protein has protein sequence MRRYCFLLLMFFTLRLTAQPADTVRISLNAIAGLQYDQVRFAVKPGAIVKIVLTNRDEMNHNLVFTRPEKRIEVVEAAIAMGNQGPSQNYVPNSSEVLAFIPLLEPGKTDSVIMKVPGKTGIYPYVCTFPGHGFAMYGAMYVTYGNLPSAADDPNIPLARRKDTPEPARHDHMAPSGHPYQPSPPFFYRVLMPDAGPAAIAVSLPQELSYCWDAGTCRLRYAWSGGFLDMNDYWNIKGELSARILGTIFYRDKTTFPLRTGTPDHIPVVEFKGYQLIRQYPEFHYLLDGMDVYELIQPKTDGSGLVRIFRIPSAQQSVWFVHGLEDGVAYESSVGKWNGEKLLLSPTDAKKIVITMTKAEGQKP, from the coding sequence ATGAGAAGATACTGCTTTCTTCTGTTGATGTTTTTTACGCTCCGCCTGACCGCCCAGCCTGCCGATACGGTCCGGATTTCCCTTAATGCCATTGCCGGTCTTCAATACGACCAGGTGCGGTTTGCGGTCAAACCCGGAGCGATAGTAAAAATTGTCCTCACCAACCGCGACGAAATGAACCACAACCTGGTGTTTACCCGCCCCGAAAAACGCATAGAAGTTGTGGAAGCTGCCATTGCCATGGGCAATCAGGGGCCGTCGCAAAACTATGTTCCGAATTCGTCTGAAGTATTGGCATTTATTCCATTGCTGGAACCGGGAAAAACAGACTCCGTCATCATGAAAGTGCCGGGGAAAACGGGTATTTATCCGTATGTATGTACCTTTCCCGGCCATGGGTTTGCGATGTACGGTGCGATGTATGTAACCTACGGCAATCTTCCCTCTGCTGCTGATGATCCTAATATCCCGCTTGCCCGCCGCAAAGATACGCCTGAGCCCGCCCGCCATGATCATATGGCTCCCTCCGGTCATCCATATCAGCCCTCACCACCTTTTTTCTATCGGGTGTTGATGCCTGATGCCGGTCCGGCAGCGATTGCGGTCAGCCTTCCGCAGGAATTGTCCTATTGCTGGGATGCCGGTACTTGCCGCCTGCGTTATGCCTGGAGTGGTGGTTTTCTGGACATGAATGATTACTGGAACATCAAAGGCGAACTCAGCGCCCGAATCCTCGGGACGATTTTTTACCGCGACAAAACCACTTTTCCTTTGCGAACAGGAACGCCAGATCATATTCCCGTTGTGGAATTTAAAGGATACCAGTTGATTCGCCAGTATCCGGAATTTCATTATTTATTAGACGGAATGGATGTGTACGAACTGATTCAGCCGAAAACCGACGGATCGGGTTTGGTGAGAATATTCCGGATTCCCTCTGCGCAGCAGTCCGTGTGGTTTGTCCATGGTTTGGAAGACGGTGTTGCCTACGAATCTTCAGTCGGGAAATGGAATGGCGAAAAACTACTCCTGTCACCCACAGATGCAAAAAAAATTGTTATTACCATGACCAAAGCTGAGGGGCAAAAACCATGA
- a CDS encoding PQQ-dependent sugar dehydrogenase has product MKSIGYALAIFLPFLLASCTKTAENHLPAESYIVENIVLPEGLEGETGALAFLPDGRLVTCFLRGEVMIYDPKTEKWQLFASGLHEPLGLYLFSESEMLVIQRPELTRLKDTDGDGRADLFETVTDDFGMTGNYHEWNYGPVKDAEGNLFISLNTASEYGHVMKEVRGKLDTTLVPGNPKQKFSAVPYRGWVMKYTPEGKLIPYAYGFRSPSGLVIDPSGKLFVTDNQGDWVGTSTLYHVEEGKFYGHPASLLWTEGWSRGDPSKLPVAELDSMRTRASVLFPHGIMSSSPTQPVVDDTGGKFGPFGGQMFIGEMNQARIMRVMLEEVGGALQGACLPFIDERNLLKGNNRLAFAPDGSLWVGHAAYHFAGDKGIQRIVFTGKQPMDIYSMNLTTKGFSLTFTQALNDSVAEDPTNYKMKRYYYDYHLKYGSDQYDVQEVSVGQATLSSERTEVNLTLPEVKAGYIYELTLKNILSATGDTLTNTLICYTVNHLKE; this is encoded by the coding sequence ATGAAAAGTATCGGTTACGCTTTGGCGATTTTCTTACCTTTTCTGCTGGCCAGTTGCACAAAGACGGCAGAAAATCATTTACCCGCCGAATCCTATATCGTCGAAAATATCGTTCTGCCGGAAGGTCTTGAAGGGGAAACCGGGGCACTGGCCTTTCTGCCTGATGGCCGCCTGGTAACCTGTTTTCTGCGCGGAGAGGTCATGATTTACGATCCGAAAACCGAAAAATGGCAGCTATTTGCCTCTGGTCTTCATGAGCCGCTTGGATTATATCTCTTCAGTGAGTCGGAAATGCTCGTGATACAACGCCCCGAACTTACCAGACTGAAAGATACCGACGGCGACGGTCGCGCCGACCTGTTTGAGACAGTAACTGATGATTTTGGCATGACCGGCAACTACCACGAGTGGAATTACGGCCCGGTTAAGGACGCAGAAGGCAATTTGTTTATTTCTCTCAACACCGCTTCCGAATACGGGCATGTGATGAAGGAAGTAAGGGGAAAACTCGATACCACCCTTGTCCCCGGCAATCCCAAACAGAAATTTTCCGCTGTACCTTACCGCGGATGGGTAATGAAATATACCCCTGAAGGCAAACTGATTCCCTATGCCTACGGATTTCGCTCTCCCAGCGGACTGGTAATTGACCCATCAGGTAAGCTGTTTGTTACAGATAATCAGGGCGATTGGGTGGGAACCAGCACCCTGTACCATGTGGAAGAAGGGAAATTTTACGGGCATCCGGCCAGTTTGCTCTGGACAGAAGGCTGGAGCCGTGGTGATCCTTCCAAACTCCCTGTTGCAGAACTGGACAGTATGCGAACCAGAGCCAGCGTATTGTTTCCCCACGGCATTATGAGTTCCTCCCCGACACAACCCGTAGTCGATGACACCGGCGGTAAGTTTGGTCCATTCGGAGGACAGATGTTTATCGGAGAGATGAACCAGGCGCGCATAATGCGCGTGATGCTGGAGGAAGTAGGGGGAGCGTTACAAGGCGCATGTCTGCCGTTTATCGATGAGAGAAATTTGCTGAAAGGCAATAACCGACTCGCATTTGCGCCCGACGGAAGCCTGTGGGTGGGGCATGCCGCCTATCATTTTGCGGGAGACAAAGGCATTCAGCGGATTGTATTTACTGGAAAACAGCCAATGGATATTTACAGTATGAACCTAACGACGAAGGGGTTTTCGCTGACCTTCACCCAGGCTTTGAACGACTCGGTTGCTGAAGACCCGACTAATTACAAAATGAAGCGATATTACTACGATTACCATCTGAAATACGGTTCTGACCAGTACGATGTGCAGGAGGTCAGCGTCGGGCAGGCCACCCTTTCTTCCGAGAGAACGGAGGTGAACCTGACCTTACCGGAGGTAAAGGCCGGATATATATATGAACTCACCCTGAAGAATATCCTTTCGGCAACCGGAGATACATTGACCAATACGCTGATTTGTTATACGGTCAATCATTTGAAGGAATAA
- a CDS encoding helix-turn-helix domain-containing protein, with protein MPEFLYNNKLYYNPVEFAMDRIGGTWKMPILWRLKDRVMRYGELKKDIPHITHKMLTTQLRQLEEEGFINREVFPVVPPKVEYSITDRGQKAIKVVEVIRNYGLDLMAEFGIEQKKITKHKNLP; from the coding sequence ATGCCCGAATTTTTATACAATAACAAACTATACTACAACCCGGTAGAATTTGCCATGGACAGGATTGGCGGGACGTGGAAAATGCCTATTCTATGGCGATTAAAGGACAGAGTGATGCGGTATGGAGAATTAAAAAAAGATATTCCCCATATCACGCATAAAATGCTTACCACTCAGCTTAGGCAATTGGAGGAGGAAGGATTTATCAACCGGGAAGTATTTCCTGTTGTTCCCCCCAAAGTTGAATATTCTATTACAGACCGAGGCCAAAAAGCCATAAAAGTCGTTGAAGTGATCAGAAACTATGGTCTTGACCTGATGGCGGAGTTTGGCATAGAGCAGAAGAAAATAACCAAACACAAAAATCTGCCCTAG
- a CDS encoding alpha/beta fold hydrolase produces the protein MTRKFLTTILLLLISITSYAQHNAGNNGKVLLIASNPAVSEQTGWPIGVWAAEVIHPYWEFSLAGYTVEIASPHGGEVKIDAFSDPEDASQYAAWDYLSLGFLKDSAKAALLKNTLKLSEVNPDDYKAIMVCGGQGPMYTFIDNAELHKFFVDFYQTGKPTGAICHGTCILLKAKLPNGKYLVEGKKWTGFANSEENYADAYVGLQIQPFRIEDLARKMPNSQFSVAPMFESYAVADGNLITGQQQNSGSEAAKLIIEELEKDKKRYPTYVLVHGAWSDESAWGFVRNDLAKNANVVVVNLPAHGADNTYGAGIGLNDYVKTVSDAINQQSGKVILVGHSMAGQIISQVAENMPEKIDKLIYVAAYLPKNGEDITTLAKKDNTSKTGPALEFNADYSLATIKKEVVHDHICADCPDYMKDVLVKYHRAEPVKALNDKATLSKAFASVPKYYISTTKDEVVPYTLQQQMIKDNGTIKKVYELPTSHLPFVVMPGEFLNILTSIK, from the coding sequence ATGACCAGAAAATTTTTAACAACCATTCTTCTTCTACTCATAAGTATCACATCTTATGCACAACATAATGCCGGCAACAACGGCAAGGTTTTATTAATCGCCTCCAACCCCGCGGTCAGCGAACAGACCGGATGGCCGATAGGCGTATGGGCAGCAGAAGTCATTCATCCTTACTGGGAGTTTTCTCTTGCCGGTTATACCGTAGAAATCGCCAGTCCTCATGGCGGCGAAGTCAAGATCGATGCGTTTAGCGATCCGGAAGATGCCAGTCAATACGCGGCCTGGGATTACCTCTCGCTGGGATTTTTGAAAGATTCTGCAAAAGCTGCTTTGCTGAAAAATACGCTCAAATTGTCGGAGGTAAATCCCGATGATTACAAGGCCATAATGGTATGCGGCGGGCAAGGCCCCATGTACACGTTTATTGACAATGCCGAGCTTCATAAGTTTTTCGTTGATTTTTATCAGACCGGTAAACCTACCGGGGCTATTTGTCACGGAACCTGTATTCTTCTGAAAGCCAAACTCCCCAATGGTAAATATCTGGTGGAGGGAAAAAAATGGACAGGTTTCGCCAATAGCGAAGAAAATTATGCAGATGCATACGTCGGCCTTCAAATTCAGCCCTTTCGTATTGAAGACCTGGCGCGTAAAATGCCCAATAGCCAGTTTTCAGTCGCTCCTATGTTTGAGTCTTATGCAGTTGCAGATGGAAACCTGATCACCGGGCAGCAGCAAAACTCCGGCTCAGAAGCTGCCAAGCTGATTATCGAAGAATTGGAGAAAGACAAAAAACGCTATCCTACCTATGTCCTCGTTCATGGCGCGTGGAGTGATGAAAGTGCCTGGGGTTTTGTGCGCAACGATCTGGCTAAAAATGCCAATGTCGTGGTGGTGAACCTTCCTGCCCACGGTGCAGATAATACTTATGGGGCCGGTATTGGCTTAAACGACTACGTAAAAACCGTATCCGACGCGATCAACCAACAGTCGGGAAAAGTAATTCTGGTCGGACATTCCATGGCCGGACAGATCATTTCTCAGGTAGCTGAAAATATGCCCGAAAAAATTGACAAGCTTATATATGTAGCTGCTTATCTGCCTAAAAATGGAGAGGATATTACTACGCTTGCCAAAAAAGACAATACCAGCAAAACCGGCCCTGCGCTGGAGTTTAATGCCGACTATTCGCTGGCAACCATCAAAAAGGAAGTGGTTCATGACCACATCTGCGCCGATTGTCCTGACTATATGAAAGATGTGCTGGTCAAATACCACCGCGCAGAACCAGTAAAAGCCTTAAATGACAAAGCCACTTTGTCAAAAGCATTTGCCAGTGTCCCCAAATACTATATTTCGACCACTAAAGATGAAGTGGTGCCTTATACCCTTCAGCAGCAAATGATCAAGGACAACGGAACCATTAAAAAAGTATATGAATTGCCTACTTCACATCTGCCTTTTGTTGTCATGCCGGGAGAATTTTTAAACATTTTGACCAGCATTAAATAG